One segment of Actinomyces sp. 432 DNA contains the following:
- the dhaK gene encoding dihydroxyacetone kinase subunit DhaK encodes MKKLINSVEGVVTDALAGMAAAHPDSLRVDIDRHIVYRAVPKDEGKVAIVSGGGSGHEPLHGGFVGAGMLDAACAGEIFTSPVPDQVSAATAEVDRGAGVLHIVKNYTGDVMNFDMAAELVAAESGIEVATVVTADDVAVEDSLYTAGRRGVGVTVIVEKIAGAAAEEGRSLADVAAVARRTSEAGRSMGVALTSCTVPANGKPSFDLPDDEIEIGIGIHGEPGRHREKIAPASQIAARLTEPVMNELPEGDGTGVIAFLNGMGATPLLELYLMYGEVAKILDRAGVKVERSLVGNYITSLDMAGCSLTLVRADAELLRLWDAPVNTPGLRWGI; translated from the coding sequence ATGAAGAAGTTGATCAACTCCGTCGAAGGGGTAGTGACCGACGCGCTGGCCGGGATGGCCGCGGCACACCCCGACAGCCTGCGGGTCGACATCGACCGGCACATCGTCTATCGCGCCGTCCCCAAGGACGAGGGCAAGGTAGCCATTGTCTCCGGAGGCGGCAGCGGCCACGAGCCGCTCCACGGTGGCTTCGTCGGAGCCGGCATGCTTGATGCCGCCTGCGCCGGCGAGATCTTCACCTCGCCGGTACCCGACCAGGTCTCCGCGGCCACCGCCGAGGTCGACCGGGGCGCGGGCGTACTGCACATCGTGAAGAACTACACCGGTGACGTCATGAACTTTGACATGGCCGCCGAGCTGGTCGCCGCCGAGTCGGGTATCGAGGTCGCCACCGTGGTCACTGCTGATGACGTGGCGGTGGAGGACTCCCTCTACACCGCCGGCCGCCGGGGCGTGGGCGTAACCGTGATCGTGGAGAAGATCGCCGGAGCGGCTGCGGAGGAGGGCCGTTCGCTCGCCGACGTCGCCGCCGTGGCCAGGCGCACCTCCGAGGCAGGCCGCTCCATGGGCGTCGCCCTCACCTCCTGCACGGTCCCAGCCAACGGAAAGCCTTCCTTCGACCTACCTGATGATGAGATCGAGATCGGCATCGGCATCCACGGCGAGCCCGGCCGGCACCGGGAGAAGATCGCGCCCGCCTCGCAGATCGCCGCCCGCCTGACTGAGCCCGTCATGAACGAGCTTCCCGAAGGCGACGGTACCGGGGTGATCGCCTTCCTCAACGGGATGGGTGCCACTCCGCTGCTGGAGCTCTACCTCATGTACGGGGAGGTCGCCAAGATTCTTGACCGCGCCGGCGTCAAGGTTGAGCGTTCCCTGGTGGGCAACTACATCACCAGCCTCGACATGGCAGGCTGCTCCCTCACGCTCGTGCGCGCCGACGCGGAGCTGCTGCGCCTGTGGGACGCCCCGGTAAACACGCCCGGACTACGTTGGGGGATCTGA
- the acpS gene encoding holo-ACP synthase AcpS: MSQPSPPQVPEVKGVLGVGVDLVHVPGLAEQLEQPGTVFAERTFTPRELRDVARRADATGSAQAEHLAGRWAAKEAFIKAWSQAANVHAGRAVAPQLPAETVDWREIETVTDRWGRPSLRLTGAIAAHVAGSLGAGAAAPERWPVSLTHDGDWAAAVVLCTRR; encoded by the coding sequence ATGAGCCAGCCCAGCCCGCCCCAGGTCCCTGAGGTGAAGGGCGTGCTCGGCGTTGGGGTGGACCTCGTGCATGTCCCCGGCCTGGCCGAGCAGTTGGAACAGCCGGGCACTGTTTTCGCCGAGCGGACCTTCACCCCTCGCGAGCTGCGCGACGTCGCCCGCCGCGCCGACGCCACCGGCTCGGCGCAGGCCGAGCACCTGGCCGGGCGCTGGGCCGCGAAGGAGGCCTTCATCAAGGCCTGGTCCCAGGCAGCCAATGTCCACGCCGGCCGGGCGGTGGCACCGCAGCTGCCCGCGGAGACGGTCGACTGGCGGGAGATCGAAACTGTTACAGACCGCTGGGGGCGTCCCTCGCTGCGCCTGACCGGGGCCATTGCCGCCCATGTGGCCGGCTCCCTGGGCGCAGGCGCAGCAGCCCCGGAGCGCTGGCCCGTGTCCCTGACTCACGACGGCGACTGGGCTGCCGCTGTCGTGCTGTGCACCCGCCGCTGA
- the dhaL gene encoding dihydroxyacetone kinase subunit DhaL: MTVNAPTPLTALRAADVAAWIRRTSQLISTHADELTALDAAIGDADHGANMKRGLAAAVEALPEQPETPAAVLKQTAMALISKVGGAAGPLYGTFFLRMSTACAGQQSLDVAALAEAVAAGIGGIVQRGNAESGDKTMIDAWNPALSALRTGAAAPAPAETGSALAAAVEQAAAAADAGRAATAPMLAKKGRASYLGERSVGHVDPGAASTALIMQALADVVSGTAAGAA; this comes from the coding sequence ATGACCGTGAACGCACCAACCCCCCTGACCGCGCTTCGCGCAGCCGACGTCGCCGCCTGGATCCGCCGTACTAGCCAGTTGATCTCCACCCACGCCGATGAGCTGACCGCCCTGGATGCGGCCATCGGCGACGCCGACCACGGCGCGAACATGAAACGTGGTCTTGCCGCCGCGGTCGAGGCGCTGCCCGAGCAGCCGGAGACCCCGGCGGCGGTGCTCAAGCAGACCGCCATGGCACTGATCTCTAAGGTCGGCGGAGCCGCCGGCCCGCTGTACGGCACGTTCTTCCTGCGCATGTCCACCGCCTGCGCCGGCCAGCAGTCCCTGGACGTGGCCGCCCTGGCGGAGGCCGTGGCCGCCGGGATCGGCGGCATTGTGCAGCGCGGTAACGCCGAGTCCGGCGACAAGACCATGATCGACGCCTGGAATCCTGCCTTGAGCGCTTTGCGTACCGGTGCAGCGGCACCCGCCCCGGCGGAGACCGGTTCAGCCTTGGCGGCCGCAGTCGAGCAGGCAGCGGCCGCTGCGGATGCGGGCCGCGCGGCCACCGCGCCCATGCTGGCGAAGAAAGGGCGCGCCTCCTACCTGGGGGAGCGGTCGGTCGGCCACGTCGACCCCGGCGCCGCCTCCACCGCCCTGATCATGCAGGCGCTTGCCGACGTCGTCTCCGGAACCGCGGCGGGCGCCGCATGA
- the dhaM gene encoding dihydroxyacetone kinase phosphoryl donor subunit DhaM gives MTGIVVVSHSRPLADAAVALATALIPGLDAPLEVAAGLPDGTLGTDATEIMAAIERADDGSGVVVLADLGSGVLSAQMALELLEPELAARVRLSGGALVEGLVAAYAAAGTGEAPEVVLADADAAASLKLRQVVGPPPP, from the coding sequence ATGACGGGCATCGTCGTCGTCTCCCATTCGCGCCCGCTCGCAGACGCCGCGGTGGCGCTCGCAACAGCTCTGATTCCGGGCCTGGACGCGCCGCTGGAGGTGGCGGCGGGACTGCCCGACGGCACCCTGGGCACTGACGCCACTGAGATCATGGCGGCGATCGAGCGTGCCGACGACGGAAGTGGGGTGGTGGTCCTGGCAGACCTGGGCAGTGGTGTGCTCAGCGCGCAGATGGCCCTGGAGCTGCTGGAACCGGAACTGGCCGCGCGCGTGCGGCTCTCCGGCGGTGCCCTGGTGGAGGGACTGGTCGCCGCGTACGCGGCCGCCGGCACCGGTGAGGCCCCCGAAGTGGTACTCGCCGACGCCGACGCCGCGGCCTCGCTTAAACTGCGGCAGGTTGTAGGCCCCCCACCCCCGTAG